One genomic region from Clostridium saccharobutylicum DSM 13864 encodes:
- a CDS encoding Ig-like domain-containing protein, which produces MKRKLISKIIALSIVGTVSATIYPTRAFAAWTKDNQNNYYYTQGNSKLTGWNKINGSTYYFDEDGIMKTGWIKIDSSWYYLDNSGVLKRGWIYYNNNWYYSDASGVMQTGIIKIVGSTYIFTSNGIMQTGHAIINGTFYTLDNSGAVVSNSTPSANKQFDEYGKCVLDSGNSTSNIDAPNESKYNEEIVDQSKSDEDPNEGRKFKVTFKDSINGKDIEDKTVKYGRSIKLDEQDKDGYKFVEWNTMSSGKGKSYDSGDNVKIRSDLTLYAIWKQETDTKSVTSISISGDSQVEVGKKIQLSADILPSDATNTKVKWSVTNNGGSATIDNDGILTGATTGKVTVTATAADGSGLSSSKDVNIVAQKTLVTSITIGGDSVAITQDGGTLDIRTLLSVLPENASDKEVSWSVSKVAENTGDAIGNATISDSGVLTALGNGTVKVIATAKDGSGITGSKFVHISNQTVKLTSMAVRGKDNLKVVNVGDSTHNYSLQMYADLVPTNADISSTEWSVKDSTTSGSTMTGKAMINSSGVLTGTSPGTVTVAAKVTTKSGDVITGSQEINVVQLVTSIDVIGRSVTDQTTSSSITTNGGTLQMEATATPTNANTKDVTWSVVENDAKGTTTDKATISKSGILTATKNGEVLVQATATDGSGVVGSKVITISNQLIKVSKLTIDGLDNVEIGSDTISSPITLKMTAVTTPQVVSDNSVEWSVKEMSSSGPVDTDKATINQNGLLTAKSPGKVVIIVKAKDGSNTIATKEVEIIRKVESLVVLGANSSKKVATNGQLQMNAFVLPSDAKDQTVKWLVVQATTDEINNNSSKLTLNPGLASIEESTGILTGIANGEVKVIAISNYDNSIKGQLLVDVVVPVTSIQVQSSSQVITAGEQLQMSADGLSDATDKVVTWSIQGISGDTGQVSINNNTGELTTTSNITQKTVVTVIATAHDGFGACGTATITINPKKTT; this is translated from the coding sequence ATGAAACGTAAATTAATAAGTAAGATAATTGCACTGTCTATTGTTGGAACAGTATCGGCTACAATATATCCAACTAGAGCATTTGCAGCATGGACAAAAGATAATCAAAATAATTACTATTATACTCAAGGGAATAGTAAATTAACTGGTTGGAATAAAATTAATGGTTCAACATATTATTTTGATGAAGATGGAATAATGAAAACAGGATGGATAAAAATTGATTCTTCATGGTACTATTTGGACAATTCTGGTGTGTTAAAAAGAGGATGGATTTATTATAATAACAATTGGTATTATTCTGATGCGAGTGGAGTAATGCAAACAGGAATAATTAAGATAGTAGGAAGTACATATATTTTTACATCTAACGGAATAATGCAAACTGGACATGCTATTATTAATGGAACATTCTATACATTAGATAATAGTGGTGCAGTTGTAAGCAATAGTACGCCATCAGCTAACAAACAATTTGATGAATATGGAAAATGTGTGTTAGATTCAGGTAATAGTACAAGTAACATTGATGCACCAAATGAATCTAAATATAATGAAGAGATTGTAGATCAGAGTAAATCAGACGAGGATCCAAATGAAGGAAGGAAATTTAAAGTTACATTTAAGGATAGCATTAATGGAAAAGATATTGAAGATAAAACAGTTAAATATGGACGTTCTATTAAGTTAGATGAACAAGATAAAGATGGTTATAAATTTGTTGAATGGAATACTATGAGTAGTGGTAAAGGAAAAAGTTATGATTCTGGAGATAATGTAAAAATCAGATCAGATTTAACTTTATATGCTATTTGGAAGCAAGAAACTGATACAAAATCAGTAACTAGTATTTCAATAAGTGGGGATTCACAAGTTGAAGTTGGAAAGAAAATTCAATTAAGTGCGGATATATTGCCAAGTGATGCCACAAATACAAAGGTTAAATGGTCTGTTACTAATAATGGTGGAAGTGCTACAATTGATAATGATGGAATATTAACAGGTGCTACAACTGGTAAGGTAACTGTAACGGCAACTGCAGCAGATGGTTCAGGACTTTCATCATCTAAGGATGTAAATATAGTAGCACAAAAGACTTTAGTAACAAGTATTACAATAGGTGGCGATAGCGTTGCAATAACACAAGATGGTGGAACATTAGATATTAGAACACTATTATCAGTATTACCTGAAAATGCAAGTGATAAAGAAGTAAGTTGGAGTGTTAGTAAAGTTGCAGAAAATACTGGAGATGCAATAGGTAATGCAACAATTAGTGATTCTGGTGTACTCACAGCTCTTGGCAATGGAACAGTAAAAGTAATTGCAACAGCTAAAGATGGATCTGGAATTACTGGAAGTAAATTTGTTCATATAAGTAATCAAACTGTTAAGTTAACATCTATGGCAGTGAGAGGTAAAGATAACTTAAAAGTAGTTAATGTTGGAGATAGTACTCATAATTATAGTTTACAAATGTATGCAGATTTAGTGCCAACTAATGCAGATATAAGTTCTACTGAATGGTCAGTTAAAGATTCTACTACAAGTGGATCAACAATGACAGGAAAAGCAATGATTAATAGTTCAGGAGTTTTAACAGGAACTAGTCCAGGAACAGTAACTGTAGCAGCCAAGGTAACAACTAAGAGTGGAGATGTAATTACTGGCTCACAAGAAATAAATGTAGTTCAATTAGTAACTAGTATTGATGTAATAGGTAGAAGCGTTACAGATCAAACAACTTCTTCAAGCATAACAACTAATGGTGGAACATTGCAAATGGAAGCAACAGCAACACCAACTAATGCCAATACTAAAGATGTGACATGGTCAGTTGTGGAGAATGATGCTAAGGGAACTACAACGGATAAGGCAACAATTAGTAAAAGTGGTATATTAACGGCAACAAAAAATGGAGAAGTATTAGTACAAGCAACAGCAACAGATGGTTCTGGTGTTGTGGGAAGTAAAGTAATAACTATAAGTAATCAACTTATCAAAGTAAGTAAGCTTACAATAGATGGCTTGGATAATGTAGAAATAGGAAGTGATACTATTAGCTCACCAATTACATTAAAGATGACTGCAGTAACAACTCCACAGGTTGTAAGTGATAATAGTGTTGAGTGGTCAGTTAAAGAAATGAGTTCTTCTGGTCCAGTTGATACAGATAAAGCAACTATAAATCAAAATGGATTATTAACAGCTAAGTCACCAGGAAAAGTAGTAATAATAGTTAAAGCTAAAGACGGATCAAATACTATTGCAACTAAAGAAGTAGAAATAATTCGAAAAGTAGAATCACTTGTAGTGCTAGGAGCTAATAGTTCAAAAAAAGTAGCTACTAATGGACAATTACAAATGAATGCTTTTGTATTACCTAGTGATGCAAAAGATCAAACAGTTAAGTGGTTGGTTGTTCAAGCTACAACTGATGAAATAAATAACAATTCATCAAAATTAACTTTAAATCCAGGATTGGCATCTATAGAAGAAAGCACTGGAATTTTAACAGGAATAGCTAATGGAGAGGTAAAAGTAATAGCAATATCGAACTATGATAATAGTATAAAAGGACAATTATTAGTAGATGTAGTTGTTCCAGTAACAAGTATTCAAGTACAATCTTCATCACAAGTAATAACAGCTGGTGAGCAATTACAAATGAGTGCGGATGGATTATCTGATGCAACCGATAAAGTAGTTACATGGTCAATTCAAGGAATTAGTGGAGATACGGGACAAGTATCAATTAATAACAATACTGGAGAGTTAACTACAACTTCAAATATAACACAAAAAACAGTAGTAACTGTAATTGCAACGGCACATGATGGATTTGGAGCTTGTGGAACTGCAACTATAACTATAAACCCAAAAAAAACAACTTAA
- a CDS encoding N-acetylmuramoyl-L-alanine amidase family protein, with product MNKRIRRIIAVVLAVSAFSTIEPTKYMNITGITKAYASSTVIDNFQVNKAATDNELNLYEDEDYEDTTNFKASTDTYYVKTSSSSINFTFDTNSNYVTKVFKDDSKTGTPFDSGEEINLDKGTNTLYVRTYKESKFDKNNVKTNVIEEYKIVVERKTNSTNDVQLSKISLDYGDISFSKSQTSYDVDVNSSVDQIEITAKPSKKSYTVKIAGDEVTEDDDYQETVDLRKGANEIEINVTDDDGNENTYTLNIYRGGKSNTTTDNSDIDTTQDKIYLKDLKLNNGDVELDYNKQVTKYNVNVDSSVNKLTIKAEPQDDNDTVKVNGGKVDSDYEKTVNLDDNSTKEIQVKVKNSDGEQRIYTLNVTRGTVSQNSTTNNTSTDAANNTSTNTTSNTTTNDTNTNNNSTNQTTSNNTVVSKWVKDTVSDKWKYYDDKGDQVKGKWFYYINDNHWYYLDDQGNMKTGWLSKDYKWYYLDENGIMQIGWVNLSGTWYYLNADGSMRTGWLQEGTKKYYLNSNGAMQTGTATINGKSYTFDTAGAMSN from the coding sequence AGATAATTTTCAAGTAAATAAAGCTGCTACTGATAATGAATTAAATTTGTATGAAGATGAGGATTATGAAGATACTACTAATTTTAAAGCAAGTACAGACACTTATTATGTAAAAACATCATCATCAAGTATTAATTTTACTTTTGATACAAATAGCAATTATGTAACTAAAGTATTTAAAGATGATAGTAAGACAGGAACTCCATTTGATTCTGGAGAAGAAATTAATCTTGATAAAGGAACTAATACTTTATATGTAAGGACATATAAAGAGTCAAAATTTGATAAGAATAACGTAAAAACTAATGTTATTGAAGAATATAAAATTGTAGTAGAAAGAAAGACAAACTCTACAAATGATGTTCAACTATCTAAGATTTCTTTAGATTATGGTGATATTTCATTTTCTAAATCACAAACTTCATATGATGTAGATGTTAATTCGTCTGTAGATCAAATAGAGATTACTGCTAAGCCAAGTAAAAAATCTTATACAGTGAAAATTGCAGGGGATGAAGTAACTGAAGACGATGATTATCAAGAAACAGTGGATTTAAGAAAAGGTGCAAATGAAATTGAAATAAATGTTACTGATGATGACGGCAATGAAAATACTTATACTCTAAATATTTATAGAGGTGGTAAGAGCAATACAACAACAGACAATTCTGATATTGATACAACTCAAGATAAGATTTATTTAAAAGATTTAAAATTAAATAATGGTGATGTTGAGTTAGACTACAATAAACAAGTAACGAAATACAATGTAAATGTTGATTCGTCTGTGAATAAACTTACAATTAAAGCTGAACCACAAGATGATAATGATACAGTAAAAGTTAATGGTGGTAAAGTTGATTCGGATTATGAAAAAACTGTAAATTTAGATGATAATTCAACAAAGGAAATTCAGGTTAAAGTTAAAAATAGTGATGGAGAACAAAGAATTTATACTCTTAATGTAACAAGAGGAACAGTTTCGCAAAATAGCACAACTAATAATACATCAACAGATGCTGCAAACAATACATCAACAAATACTACAAGTAATACAACAACTAATGATACTAACACAAATAATAATTCCACAAATCAAACTACATCCAATAATACAGTAGTTAGTAAATGGGTTAAAGATACAGTAAGCGATAAGTGGAAATATTATGATGATAAGGGTGATCAAGTAAAAGGAAAATGGTTTTATTATATAAATGATAATCATTGGTATTATTTAGATGATCAAGGAAATATGAAAACAGGTTGGTTATCAAAGGATTATAAGTGGTATTATTTGGATGAAAATGGTATTATGCAAATTGGCTGGGTTAACCTATCTGGAACTTGGTACTATCTAAATGCAGATGGTTCAATGAGAACAGGATGGTTACAAGAAGGTACTAAGAAATATTACTTAAATTCAAATGGAGCAATGCAAACTGGAACAGCTACTATCAATGGAAAATCATATACATTTGACACTGCTGGAGCAATGAGTAATTAA